The following proteins are co-located in the Silene latifolia isolate original U9 population chromosome 1, ASM4854445v1, whole genome shotgun sequence genome:
- the LOC141607530 gene encoding uncharacterized protein LOC141607530: protein MYSWLRKSFTRTNKEDTQNLKTPKSLQNSINKLEEEEYYGVTNHLIEFIKTLNFDSFKNFPLPEEENDAMQTTTSGIRVDLSEWQQQHAIMILSKVKELSQLRYTVCPRHLKERQFWRIYFSLVKNHLTEYELRAIQHDKIRRMATEADEKPSDTNGIELEMTEPKHMRQLPSP from the exons ATGTATTCATGGCTTCGTAAGAGCTTCACAAGAACCAATAAGGAAGATACCCAGAATCTTAAAACACCAAAATCCCTCCAAAATAGTATCAATAAACTCGAAGAAGAGGAATATTATGGTGTTACTAACCACTTGATTGAATTCATCAAAACCCTTAATTTTGATTCCTTCAAGAATTTTCCTCTCCCAG AGGAAGAAAACGATGCAATGCAAACGACTACAAGTGGAATACGGGTGGATTTATCCGAGTGGCAGCAACAACATGCTATTATGATTCTCTCTAAAGTCAAG GAATTGTCACAACTAAGATACACAGTATGTCCTCGACACTTGAAGGAGCGGCAATTCTGGAGAATATATTTTTCCCTTGTTAAGAACCATTTGACAGA GTACGAGCTGCGGGCCATACAGCATGATAAGATCAGAAGGATGGCAACAGAAGCTGATGAGAAGCCTTCTGATACCAATGGAATAGAACTTGAAATGACAGAGCCGAAGCACATGAGGCAATTGCCATCTCCTTGA